One stretch of Lytechinus variegatus isolate NC3 chromosome 17, Lvar_3.0, whole genome shotgun sequence DNA includes these proteins:
- the LOC121430927 gene encoding retinol dehydrogenase 8-like: MEPQIVLITGCSSGIGLATATRLALDNDQRYIVIATVISMSERAELMTALGDALDKTVFIKVLDVTNDENISSVVDNVINTHERIDVLINIAGVVFLGIPEQMPREKIDLMFSVNVMGAMRLTQAVLPHMKERRAGKIIAVTSSLARQGRPYYEFYCATKFAIEGFFESLAAGLRLFNIRVCLVEPARVTTRMDDHVCACVREILNDDEIDEIDRRHLEHMHRMMKVSKSSSAEKVAEAIVERCLEEEKPALRHLLKDKVGCEEIAKYCSDVTGERSIAGNLKRLGYSS, encoded by the exons ATGGAGCCTCAAATCGTTCTCATAACTGGCTGCTCTTCAGGTATCGGGCTCGCCACTGCCACTCGTCTCGCTCTCGACAACGATCAGCGATACATCGTCATCGCAACGGTAATTTCGATGTCGGAAAGGGCGGAGCTGATGACTGCCCTGGGCGACGCCCTGGATAAAACAGTTTTCATCAAAGTTTTGGACGTAACGAATGACGAGAATATATCTTCTGTGGTTGACAATGTCATTAATACTCATGAGCGGATCGATGTTTTGA TAAACATCGCTGGAGTGGTCTTCCTCGGAATTCCTGAGCAGATGCCGAGGGAAAAGATTGACCTTATGTTCAGTGTTAATGTGATGGGGGCTATGAGACTCACACAAGCTGTCCTGCCGcacatgaaagaaagaagagcagGGAAGATTATTGCTGTTACAAGCAGTCTCGCCAGGCAAG gTCGACCTTACTACGAATTTTATTGTGCGACCAAGTTTGCAATCGAAGGGTTTTTCGAATCTCTGGCTGCTGGCTTGAGGCTATTCAATATTCG GGTTTGTCTGGTGGAGCCTGCTCGTGTTACTACCAGGATGGATGATCATGTATGTGCCTGCGTGAGGGAGATACTGAACGACGACGAAATCGACGAAATAGACCGCCGTCATCTAGAACACATGCATCGGATGATGAAGGTATCGAAGTCGTCAAGCGCGGAGAAGGTCGCCGAGGCCATCGTGGAACGGTGCTTGGAGGAGGAGAAACCTGCTCTTAGACACCTCTTAAAAGATAAGGTTGGCTGCGAGGAGATAGCGAAGTATTGTAGTGATGTTACTGGGGAACGCTCTATAGCTGGAAACCTAAAGCGACTGGGGTATTCATCGTGA